Proteins from a genomic interval of Tautonia rosea:
- a CDS encoding PIG-L deacetylase family protein: MTSPVRCLVQLSLILVFPWCHAARAQDADSDADRPLRIIVFGAHPDDCELKAGGTAARWAKQGHKVKFVSTTNGDIGHHEMAGGALAQRRTAEVERCAEILGIETEVLDIHDGELMPTLENRRTITRLIREWEADLVISHRPNDYHPDHRYTGILVQDAAFMVIVPYFCPDVPALRKNPVFMYSEDGFQKPNPFKPDVVVPIDEVLDQKVAAIDALGSQFYEWNPWLFGYLDEVPDSPEGRLEWTRERALSRWGGVADRFRDELADWVGEEAARQVKVAEAFEICEYGSQPSKAELGKLFPFFGEQK, from the coding sequence GCTTTCGCTGATCCTCGTCTTCCCGTGGTGCCATGCGGCCCGTGCTCAGGACGCAGACTCCGATGCCGATCGGCCGCTCCGAATCATTGTCTTCGGTGCGCACCCGGACGACTGCGAACTGAAGGCCGGCGGTACTGCTGCCCGATGGGCCAAGCAGGGCCACAAGGTCAAGTTTGTCAGTACAACGAATGGCGACATTGGCCATCACGAGATGGCCGGAGGTGCGCTCGCCCAGCGCCGGACCGCCGAGGTTGAGCGCTGCGCCGAGATTCTCGGAATCGAAACCGAGGTGCTCGACATTCACGATGGCGAGCTGATGCCGACACTCGAAAACCGTCGGACTATCACCCGATTGATCCGGGAGTGGGAGGCCGACCTCGTCATCTCCCACCGACCGAACGATTACCACCCCGACCACCGCTATACCGGCATCCTGGTGCAGGACGCGGCCTTCATGGTCATCGTCCCGTACTTTTGCCCTGATGTGCCCGCCTTGCGAAAAAACCCCGTCTTCATGTACTCCGAAGACGGCTTCCAGAAGCCGAACCCGTTCAAACCCGATGTGGTCGTTCCCATCGACGAGGTGCTCGATCAGAAGGTCGCCGCCATCGACGCCCTCGGTTCGCAGTTTTATGAGTGGAACCCCTGGCTGTTCGGATACCTCGACGAGGTGCCTGACTCTCCCGAAGGCCGGCTCGAATGGACCCGGGAACGAGCGCTCAGTCGTTGGGGGGGAGTGGCTGATCGGTTCCGAGACGAACTGGCCGACTGGGTCGGTGAAGAGGCTGCCAGGCAGGTGAAGGTTGCCGAAGCCTTCGAAATTTGCGAATACGGCTCTCAGCCCTCGAAAGCAGAACTGGGCAAACTCTTCCCCTTTTTCGGTGAGCAGAAGTAA
- a CDS encoding helix-hairpin-helix domain-containing protein, with protein sequence MPQTRPLWGWGLWHRGVLGALIMGPASVLVLLAPKGEPSPEGLPPSSMVVEINSAPPLALLALPGLGPTRVDRILSARGEGPIESLDALAQRVKGIGPTTIDGIRPFVRIKAPVVPEPPAAASP encoded by the coding sequence ATGCCGCAGACTCGACCACTCTGGGGATGGGGACTCTGGCATCGCGGCGTCCTTGGCGCCCTGATCATGGGGCCGGCGAGCGTGCTTGTCCTTCTTGCACCGAAGGGGGAACCATCTCCCGAGGGGCTCCCTCCGTCTTCGATGGTGGTGGAGATCAATTCCGCCCCGCCACTGGCCTTGCTCGCGTTGCCAGGGCTCGGACCAACACGCGTTGATCGTATCCTTTCGGCTCGTGGCGAAGGGCCGATCGAGTCGCTCGACGCCCTCGCCCAGCGGGTGAAGGGCATTGGTCCAACGACGATTGACGGCATCCGGCCCTTTGTCCGAATCAAGGCTCCCGTCGTCCCAGAACCGCCGGCTGCGGCTTCGCCGTGA
- the uvrB gene encoding excinuclease ABC subunit UvrB, with the protein MSEFRIERPFSPAGDQPAAIEALVSGVTEGNAHQTLLGVTGSGKTYTMANVIARLGRPALILSHNKTLAAQLYAEFRDFFPHNAVRYFVSYYDYYQPEAYIPQRDIYIEKDASINEEIERLRLAATSALVSRRDTIVVSSVSSIYGLGSPEDYRKMMVHLRLGDIIDRDEMLLKLVDIQYDRNDISFERGKFRVRGDVVEVWPAYEETAVRIELFGDEVETLAEIDPISGAVIEKRPDLYIYPAKHFVLPEERIKGAVDAIKEELDQRLTQLKEHGKLLEAQRLSARTRYDMEMLLEVGYCQGIENYSRHLSGRNAGETPNTLLDFFPADALMFIDESHVTIPQVRGMFAGDFSRKSTLVEHGFRLPSALDNRPLRFDEWETKLGPRIYVSATPSDYEITMSGGEVVEQVIRPTGLVDPVVRVEPARGQVPALLEEVRRRAERGERILITTLTKRLAEELSRYLKEQGTRTKWLHSELDAFERVQILRELREGAFDALVGVNLLREGLDLPEVSMVCILDADKEGFLRSETSLIQTIGRAARNVNAEVVLYADTVTRSMQNAIDETNRRRAKQLAYNLEHGITPETIRKAIRRGIEEEIQARSIARKAVGKNEEAAITEEYLNELEGEMLQAAESLEFERAAALRDRIVQLRAQVEGGPERPLASPQAVGARRRGAGKKGRGRPKPG; encoded by the coding sequence ATGTCCGAATTCCGGATCGAACGACCGTTCTCACCGGCCGGCGACCAGCCGGCGGCGATCGAGGCTCTGGTTTCGGGAGTGACCGAAGGCAACGCGCATCAGACCTTGCTCGGCGTCACCGGCTCCGGCAAAACCTACACGATGGCCAACGTCATCGCGCGATTGGGCCGACCGGCGCTGATCCTCTCGCATAACAAAACCCTCGCCGCCCAGCTTTATGCCGAGTTTCGCGACTTCTTCCCGCACAACGCCGTTCGCTATTTCGTCAGCTACTACGATTACTACCAGCCCGAAGCCTATATCCCCCAGCGCGACATCTACATCGAGAAGGATGCGTCGATCAACGAGGAGATCGAGCGCCTCCGCCTGGCCGCCACCAGTGCCCTTGTCAGCCGCCGCGATACGATCGTCGTCTCCTCCGTCTCCTCGATCTACGGCCTCGGCTCTCCCGAAGACTACCGGAAGATGATGGTTCACCTCCGCCTCGGCGACATCATCGACCGCGACGAGATGCTCCTGAAGCTTGTCGACATCCAGTACGACCGCAACGACATCTCCTTCGAGCGGGGCAAGTTCCGCGTCCGGGGCGATGTGGTCGAGGTCTGGCCTGCCTATGAGGAAACCGCCGTCCGCATCGAGCTATTCGGTGATGAGGTAGAGACCCTGGCCGAAATCGACCCCATCTCGGGAGCCGTCATCGAGAAGCGCCCGGATCTTTACATTTATCCGGCCAAGCACTTCGTCCTTCCCGAGGAACGGATCAAGGGGGCCGTCGATGCCATCAAGGAGGAACTCGACCAGCGACTGACCCAACTGAAGGAACACGGCAAGCTCCTCGAAGCCCAGCGTCTCTCGGCCCGGACCCGGTACGACATGGAGATGCTGCTCGAAGTCGGCTACTGCCAGGGCATTGAGAACTACAGCCGGCACCTTTCCGGACGCAACGCCGGTGAGACGCCGAACACCTTGCTCGACTTTTTTCCGGCGGACGCTCTGATGTTCATCGACGAGTCTCACGTCACAATCCCGCAGGTCCGCGGTATGTTTGCAGGAGATTTCAGCCGCAAGAGTACCCTTGTCGAGCACGGGTTCCGCCTGCCAAGCGCACTCGACAACCGCCCGTTGCGCTTCGACGAATGGGAAACGAAGCTCGGCCCTCGCATTTATGTTTCGGCGACACCCAGTGATTACGAAATCACCATGTCTGGTGGCGAAGTGGTTGAGCAGGTGATCCGGCCCACGGGCCTGGTCGATCCGGTCGTTCGCGTCGAACCAGCCCGAGGCCAGGTTCCCGCCTTGCTCGAAGAAGTTCGTCGACGTGCCGAGCGGGGCGAGCGCATTCTGATCACCACCTTGACCAAGCGGCTGGCCGAAGAACTCTCGCGATACCTCAAGGAGCAAGGCACCCGGACCAAGTGGCTCCACTCCGAGCTTGACGCCTTCGAACGGGTTCAAATCCTTCGGGAGCTTCGCGAAGGGGCATTCGATGCGCTCGTCGGCGTCAACCTCCTTCGCGAAGGGCTCGACCTGCCGGAGGTGTCGATGGTCTGCATCCTCGACGCCGATAAAGAAGGCTTCCTTCGCAGCGAAACGAGCCTGATCCAGACCATCGGCCGGGCCGCTCGCAACGTCAACGCCGAGGTCGTCCTCTACGCCGACACCGTCACACGCTCCATGCAAAACGCGATCGACGAGACGAATCGTAGACGAGCGAAACAACTGGCCTATAATTTAGAGCATGGTATCACGCCTGAAACCATTCGAAAGGCGATTCGACGCGGGATCGAGGAGGAGATTCAGGCCCGATCGATTGCCCGTAAGGCCGTCGGAAAGAATGAGGAGGCTGCCATCACCGAGGAATATCTGAACGAGTTGGAAGGCGAGATGCTTCAGGCCGCGGAATCGCTCGAATTTGAGCGGGCGGCGGCCCTTCGCGATCGAATCGTTCAGTTGCGTGCTCAGGTCGAGGGCGGACCGGAACGCCCCCTGGCATCTCCTCAAGCCGTGGGGGCTCGTCGTCGAGGGGCTGGGAAGAAAGGAAGAGGTCGTCCGAAACCCGGTTGA